The following proteins come from a genomic window of Gopherus flavomarginatus isolate rGopFla2 chromosome 22, rGopFla2.mat.asm, whole genome shotgun sequence:
- the SH3BGRL3 gene encoding SH3 domain-binding glutamic acid-rich-like protein 3: MSGLKVYSTSVTGSREIKSQQSEVTRILDGKNIKYELVDISQDNALREEMRTRSGNPKAIPPQIFNGDHYCGDYELFVEAVEQNTLQEFLKLA, encoded by the exons ATGTCCGGCCTCAAAGTCTACAGCACCTCGGTGACCGGCTCCAGGGAG ATCAAGTCCCAGCAGAGTGAAGTGACCAGGATCCTGGACGGGAAAAATATCAAGTATGAACTGGTGGATATCTCCCAGGATAATGCCCTGCGGGAGGAAATGAGGACCAGGTCAGGCAATCCCAAAGCCATTCCACCCCAGATATTCAACGGAGACCATTACTGTGGG GACTATGAGTTGTTTGTGGAGGCGGTGGAACAGAACACCCTGCAGGAGTTCCTCAAGTTAGCCTGA